A window from Pseudomonas kribbensis encodes these proteins:
- a CDS encoding polyamine ABC transporter substrate-binding protein: MRLLKSLIPAALALACSAGAQAEPQVSIYNWTDYIGPTTLADFQAGSGIKVIYDVFDSNETLEGKLLAGRTGYDVVVPSNHFLARQVKAGAFLKLDHSQLPNWKNLDPKLLALLEKNDPGNEHSVPYLWGTNGIGYNVDKVKQVLGVDHIDSWAVLFEPENLKKLTQCGVSMMDSADEVFPAVLNYMGMDPRSENPEDFKKAEAKLLSIRPYITYFHSSKYVSDLANGDICVAFGYSGDVFQAANRAKEAKNGVNIAYAIPKEGANLWFDLLAIPADAGNTKEAHAFINYLLDPQVIAKVSASVGYANPNPPAKQYMDVALVSNPEVYPPQEVLDKLYISTTPPQSIMRLMTRSWSKVKSNK; the protein is encoded by the coding sequence ATGCGTCTGTTGAAATCCCTGATCCCCGCCGCCCTGGCCCTGGCCTGCAGTGCAGGTGCCCAGGCCGAACCCCAGGTCAGCATCTACAACTGGACCGATTACATCGGGCCGACCACCCTCGCCGACTTTCAGGCCGGCAGCGGTATCAAGGTGATCTACGACGTTTTCGACTCCAACGAAACCCTGGAAGGCAAACTCCTCGCCGGTCGCACCGGTTACGACGTAGTCGTGCCTTCCAACCACTTTCTCGCCCGTCAGGTGAAGGCCGGTGCGTTCCTTAAACTGGACCACTCGCAACTGCCGAACTGGAAGAACCTCGACCCGAAACTGCTGGCCCTGCTCGAGAAGAACGATCCGGGCAACGAACACTCGGTGCCGTACCTGTGGGGCACCAACGGCATCGGCTATAACGTCGACAAGGTCAAGCAGGTGCTGGGTGTCGACCACATCGATTCCTGGGCCGTGCTGTTCGAACCGGAGAACCTGAAAAAGCTCACCCAGTGCGGCGTGTCGATGATGGACTCGGCGGACGAGGTGTTCCCGGCCGTCCTCAACTACATGGGCATGGACCCGCGTAGCGAAAACCCGGAAGACTTCAAGAAAGCCGAAGCCAAACTGCTGAGCATCCGCCCGTACATCACCTATTTCCACTCGTCGAAATACGTGTCGGACCTGGCCAACGGCGATATCTGCGTGGCCTTCGGTTATTCCGGTGACGTATTCCAGGCGGCCAACCGCGCCAAGGAAGCGAAGAACGGCGTGAACATCGCCTACGCGATTCCCAAGGAAGGCGCCAACCTGTGGTTCGACCTGCTGGCGATCCCCGCCGATGCCGGCAACACCAAAGAGGCCCACGCCTTCATCAATTACCTGCTCGACCCGCAAGTGATCGCCAAGGTCAGCGCCTCGGTCGGCTACGCCAACCCGAACCCGCCGGCCAAGCAATACATGGACGTGGCACTGGTCAGCAATCCAGAAGTGTATCCGCCTCAGGAAGTGCTCGACAAACTCTACATTTCCACCACCCCGCCCCAGTCGATCATGCGTCTGATGACCCGCTCCTGGAGCAAAGTGAAGTCGAACAAATGA
- a CDS encoding NAD(P)/FAD-dependent oxidoreductase, translated as MNQYTQEHARSYYAASARARTQYPALEADLIADVCVIGGGFTGVNTAIELSQRGLSVVLLEGRRIGWGASGRNGGQLIRGIGHEVESFARHVGTEGVRYLQQAGVDSVELVRRRIEDNAIECDLRWGFCELANTPAQFEAFKAEQDSLAASGYAHETRLVSPEDMRRQVVNSDAYKGGLIDMGSGHLHPLDLVQGEARLAASLGVRIFEQSPVLEIIHGATVKVRCASGTVRAGSLVLGCNAHLDELEQQLSGKVLPAGSYIIATEPLSRERAAELIPQNLALCDQKVGLDYYRLSADRRLLFGGACHYSGRDPADIAAYMRPKMLKVFPQLADVGIEFQWGGKIGITANRFPQVGRLKQHPNVFYAQGYSGHGLNVTHWCAKLLGEAIHAGHSQGMDVFSGVPHMTFPGGPALRSPLLALGMFWYRLREMLG; from the coding sequence ATGAATCAGTACACCCAGGAACACGCCCGCTCCTACTACGCTGCATCGGCCCGGGCGCGCACGCAATACCCTGCACTTGAAGCCGATCTGATCGCCGATGTCTGCGTGATCGGCGGCGGCTTCACCGGCGTCAACACCGCCATCGAGCTGTCCCAGCGCGGCCTCTCGGTGGTGCTGCTCGAAGGCCGGCGCATCGGTTGGGGCGCCAGCGGGCGCAACGGCGGCCAGTTGATTCGCGGTATCGGCCATGAAGTCGAGAGTTTTGCCCGTCATGTCGGCACGGAGGGCGTGCGCTACCTGCAACAGGCCGGCGTCGACTCGGTGGAGCTGGTGCGCCGGCGCATCGAAGACAACGCCATCGAGTGCGACCTGCGCTGGGGCTTCTGCGAACTGGCCAACACCCCGGCGCAGTTCGAGGCGTTCAAGGCCGAACAGGACAGTCTCGCAGCCTCGGGCTATGCCCATGAAACGCGACTGGTCAGCCCTGAAGACATGCGTCGGCAAGTCGTCAATTCGGATGCCTATAAAGGAGGCCTGATCGACATGGGCTCGGGCCATCTGCACCCGCTCGATCTGGTTCAGGGCGAAGCGCGGCTGGCAGCGTCGCTCGGGGTGCGGATCTTCGAGCAGAGCCCGGTGCTGGAAATCATCCACGGTGCGACGGTAAAAGTGCGCTGCGCCTCAGGCACGGTGCGCGCCGGCAGTCTGGTGCTCGGTTGCAACGCGCATCTGGACGAACTCGAGCAACAGCTCAGCGGTAAAGTCCTGCCCGCCGGCAGCTACATCATCGCCACCGAGCCCTTGTCCAGGGAACGCGCCGCCGAACTGATCCCGCAGAATCTCGCGCTCTGCGACCAGAAAGTCGGCCTCGACTATTACCGGCTCTCGGCGGACCGGCGCCTGCTGTTCGGCGGTGCCTGCCATTATTCCGGGCGGGATCCGGCAGACATCGCCGCCTACATGCGACCGAAGATGCTCAAGGTGTTCCCGCAACTGGCGGACGTGGGCATCGAGTTTCAGTGGGGCGGCAAGATCGGCATCACCGCCAACCGCTTCCCGCAGGTCGGGCGGCTCAAGCAGCACCCGAACGTGTTCTACGCCCAGGGTTACTCCGGCCATGGCCTGAACGTCACCCACTGGTGCGCTAAACTGTTGGGCGAAGCGATTCATGCCGGCCACAGCCAGGGCATGGACGTGTTCAGCGGCGTCCCGCACATGACCTTCCCCGGCGGCCCGGCGTTGCGCTCGCCGCTGCTGGCACTGGGCATGTTCTGGTATCGCCTGCGGGAAATGCTGGGCTGA